The Pseudoxanthomonas sp. SL93 genome segment GGGCAATTGGCCCTTGGCCCCATCCGCATCCGGACCAGCGCGCTAACCACCGGGGAACAAGTGTTGCCGAGCGACGGGCCGGCAAACGCACTCAGTAGAAATACCTAGTCGGGGGCAGTGGAATAGCGGTTGCTGAAAGTGTGGCCTGTCTCCATGCTGAATGCCTTGGTGGGAAGCTCGATGGACGGTTTCCGCACTGTCCCGCTGCAGTTCCTCCAATCGGTGGAAAGAGATGGATGGCCGCACGAGGTTCCACCCTTTCAGAACGCTGGCGACGGACTGTGCCGGGACGGCGGCCGCATGAACTGGGTCGAGGTGGTGTGGCCGCTGGTCATGTCGATGAGCCTGGTTTTCGGGTTGGTGCACCTGCTCATCTGGCGGACACGCCAAGGGGAATGGGTACACCTTGCGCTGGCCGTCGCTGCTTTCAGTCTGGGCGCGTTGACGGGCCTGGAACGCCTGATGCTGTCCAGCGAATCCACCGTGCAGACGGGCGTGCTGATCCACTGGATGCATGTCCCGGTTGCCGTGATGGTGGTATCCCTGATCGTTGCCGTGCATCTGGCTTTCCGCCATGGATCGCTCTGGTTGGCGGCCGTGGCCATCGGCCTGCGGCTCGTGGCGCTGGTCCTGAATTTCACCACTGGGGTCAATCTCAATTTCCTGAGCATCGACCGGATCACATGGACGACGTGGTGGGGCGTTGCGATCGCGCAACCGGTCGGACAGCCCAACCCGGGACTGGTCGTTGCCTTGCTGAGCAACCTGTTCCTGGCGGCCTATCTCGTACAGACACTGGTACGCGGACTGCGTGTCCAGCCGGCGCGCAGATCCACGCTGGTGATTACCTGTGGTGCCTGCCTGCTGCTGGTCGCTGTGCTGATCGCCGCCACGCTCGCCTGGGCGATTCCACTGCCCAGGGTACCTCTGACGCTGCCCAGCATCCTGGCGCTGTTGCTGGTCATAGGGTGGCAGCTGGGAGAGGAGTTCATCCGTCGCAGTCGGCTGGAAGGACTGTTGCAGAAAAGCGAGCTGCAGCGACTGGAAGCCGTGCGTGAACTCAACCTGGCGGCGATGAGCTCGGGATTGGGCTTGTGGAACTGGGACGCAACGAGCCGGACGTTCACCCAGAACTGCATCAACCGTAAGTTGCTCGGCAAGCCCCGGCACGTTGCCGAGCCGGAAGCAGACGGCTCGACATTGAGATTGATCGTCGACGACCCGGCCTCGGTCCTGTTCGCGCACGTCGAACCCGGTGAGATACGACCGCTGACTGAGCGCTTCGAGAAGGCCATCCGGCAACCGACGTACGAGCTGGATTACGCCATACGCGGCCCGGAAGGCGAACGGCAGTGGATCTGCCTGCGAGGAAGCGCGGAACACGATGCCAGCGGCGCGGTCGTGAGGTTGCGTGGCATGACGCAGGATGTCAGCAGGCGCCGTGGCGAGGAAAAGCAGCTTCGGGCGGTGCTCGATGCGTCACCGACCGCACTGCTTCTGGTCGACAGCAACGGCGAGATCCGCTACGCGAACGAACAGGGGGCCGTGATCTTCGGGTATGAGCGCGGCGAAATGCCCGGGGTCAGGGCCGATCAGCTGCTTCCCCTGGAGATCGATGTCGCCGCGATCGACGAACATAGGCAGCCGGCCCACCACGGCGGGCCCGGTGCCGACGGGCTGTATGGTCATGCGCGGTGTGGCCGTGAATTCCCTGTTGAAGTGGTGCTCAATCCCCTGGAGATCGACGGCCATGCGCATGTGGTGGCCGCGGTGAACGATCTGACCGAACGACAGCGTGCGGAGCAGGAGATGGCGTTCGAACGCGAGAGCATGGCGCACATGTCGCGTGTCACGCTGATCGGCGAGATATCCGGATCGCTCGCGCACGAACTCAACCAGCCCCTGGCTGCCATCCTCAGCAATGCACAGGCCGCCCAGCGCATCCTGCGCCGCGATCCCGCCGACGTCACCGACATCCGCGAAATCCTGGACGACATAGTCGAGAACGACAGGCGGGCGGGCGAGGTCATCAAGCGCTTGCGCGGACTGTTGAAGAAGGAGTGCAGGGCGTTCACCAGCCTTGCGATGAACGAGGTGGTACACGATTCGATCAGGATCATCCGCAACGACCTGGTCAACCGTGGCGTGGAGTACCGGCTGGACCTGGCAGTGCCGATCTGCCGCGTCCAGGGCGACCCGGTGCAACTGCAGCAGGTGTTGCTGAACCTGATCGTCAACGCCTGCGAGGCCATGGGCGAAAGCACCCCGCGCGAGATCACGGTGCGCACGTCCACCCCAAACGAATCACGCATCCAGGTCGAGGTGCGTGATACCGGGCCGGGCATCCCCGAGGACATGCTCGACGTGATATTCGCGCCATTCCAGACATCCAAGCCCAACGGGATGGGCATGGGCCTGGCGATCTGTCGCACGCTGATCCGCGCCCATGGTGGGCGCATCTGGGCCGCCAACCTCCGGGGCGGGGGCGCCAGTCTCTGTTTCGAACTACCCATGCTGGAGTAGATCATGACTGCAATGGTGCACATCATCGATGACGACGTCAGCGTGCTGACGGCCATGGGCCGCAGCCTCAAGGCAGACGGCCTGGACGTGACCTTGAATACATCCGCCGGCGAATTCCTGGCCGCGTACGATCCAGACGTTGGGGGCTGTGTCGTGCTTGACCTGCATATGCCCGGCATCAACGGCCTGGAACTGCAGCAGCTGCTTGTTGCCCGTGGCCACGAACCGCCCCTCATCTTCGTCAGTGGTGACGCGGATATTGCAAGCTGCGCCAGTGCGATGCGCACGGGGGCGTTGGACTTCCTGCCCAAGCCTGTCGAGTCCGAAACGCTGCTGGAAGCGGTGCGGCGCGGTATCCAGACCGATGCCGCGGAGCGCGCCCGTCGTGATGCGGAATCCGCCGCGGGACAGCGCTACCTGCGGCTTACGCGTCGCGAGCGGGAAGTGTTCGCCCACGTGATCGCGGGTCGGCTCAACAAGCAGATCGCCGCCGACCTGGGTATCTCGCTGAAGACCACCAAGGTCCATCGCAGCCGGGTGATGCAGAAGTTTGGCGTGCGGTCGGTGGCAGAGCTGGTGCGCGCGGCCGAGAAGGCCCATGTGGGAGGAGAGGACCATGTGCCCAAGGAGTATTGGCGGCAGGGCAGGGAGCGGGCAGGCAGCACCGACCCCATCCAGATATGAGAGGATGCCTGCAGCGTCCACCACGCCTTCAGCGGGTGGCGCCCTCGCAGTGAACCCCATCTCTCATCGGATAGAACATGCGCCTGCTGGCGGGATGCGAACTGGCAGTCGAATCGACCGAGGACTGCGCGGTAGTCGCCATGCTGCGGCCACGCAGCGGCGAAGCGCAATGGCTGATCAGCGAAGCCTATGCATTTGAACCCCACGTTCGGCCCACCGAATTCGTCGACGTGTTCGGCAACCTGTGCCAGCGTTTCGTGGTGCGGCAGGGGCGCATGCGGATCCGGGCCGAGCTAGAGGTGGAGACCGAGCGCGACGTTGCCATCGCGCCGTGGGTGGCGCCGGCACCGGCTGCCCTGCTGCCCGATCACGCCCTGCAGTACCTGCTGCCGAGTCGCTACTGCCCCAGCGACCGGGCTTTCGAGCAGGCGCAGGCCATCGTGGATGCGGCCGACCCCCGCAGTGGCCAGGTTGGCGCGATCGTGGAATGGATCCGCACCCATATCGCGTACCGGTATGGCGTGAGCGACGCCAGCACGGATGCACTCGACACCATGCAGGCGGGTGCAGGGGTCTGCCGCGACTATGCCCATGTCGGGATCACCCTGTGCAGAAGCCTGCGCATTCCAGCCCGGATGGTGGTTGGCTATCTGTACGGACTGGAACCCATGGACCTGCATGCCTGGTTCGAGGCTTACCTGGATGGCCGCTGGTACACGTTCGACCCGACGCAGTCAGCACCCCGTGGCGGTCGGATCGTGGTCGCCTACGGCCGCGATGCGGCCGACGTGGCGTTCCTGACCAATTACGGTTGGCTGCAGACGGTGGAAATGCAGGTATGGGTTGGCGAGCGAACCAGCGAGCTACCCCTTCCGGTCACGGACGAGAGCCGATAGCCGTCGAGAAGTCACCGGGCCGAGGTTGCTTTGCTCTCTCGCAGAGAGATTTCCTGATCCAGCCCCGCCTTCGGCGGGCGGAACGTCTGGCACCTGGGGCTTGGGGACTCCAGTTGTCGGCCCCGCGCAGCGCGACGGCCACCGCCACGGCGCCTCGCGCCCGGCCGTCCGGCGGCCCTGGCGACCGGGTGGGGCAGGGCCGCCCCATGACTCGCGTGGGGTGCCGGGGAGGGTGCCTCCCGGCCGGGGGCCGCCCTGGCATGCCGGCCCGTCAGGGGGGGAGCATCCAAATCGTACCGTTCCACGTAGATGCCTTCACACGAGCAACTTACACCCCGGAAGTACCATGGCATCCTACCCTGTCAGTACCCCCTCGCCATTGGAGACGGCACGCCTCTTGTCCAGCGCTTCGCAATCCCTGCGGGACCGCTATGACGGCGCCGCCGACATGGCACGGGTGGCCGGTCAGCGTGATCGCGACAGCTTCATGCGCATCTACGATCATTTCATGCCCCGGGTCTGCCTGTATCTTCGCGGCTTGGGATCCCCTGATGCGGTGAGCGAAGAGCTGGCACAGGAGGCGTTGTTGCGCTTGTGGCAGCGTGCCGCGATGTACGATCCCAACCAAAGCAGCGTTGGTACGTGGCTCTTCCGCATCGCCCGCAATCTTCACATCGACCGCGTGCGTCGCGAACCCGGCTGGGTACAGTTGCTGGAAGACGTGCAGGCCTCGCTTGACGACGATTTCTCGGTACGCCCGGTCTCGGTCGAAGACCA includes the following:
- a CDS encoding response regulator, with amino-acid sequence MVHIIDDDVSVLTAMGRSLKADGLDVTLNTSAGEFLAAYDPDVGGCVVLDLHMPGINGLELQQLLVARGHEPPLIFVSGDADIASCASAMRTGALDFLPKPVESETLLEAVRRGIQTDAAERARRDAESAAGQRYLRLTRREREVFAHVIAGRLNKQIAADLGISLKTTKVHRSRVMQKFGVRSVAELVRAAEKAHVGGEDHVPKEYWRQGRERAGSTDPIQI
- a CDS encoding transglutaminase family protein, which translates into the protein MRLLAGCELAVESTEDCAVVAMLRPRSGEAQWLISEAYAFEPHVRPTEFVDVFGNLCQRFVVRQGRMRIRAELEVETERDVAIAPWVAPAPAALLPDHALQYLLPSRYCPSDRAFEQAQAIVDAADPRSGQVGAIVEWIRTHIAYRYGVSDASTDALDTMQAGAGVCRDYAHVGITLCRSLRIPARMVVGYLYGLEPMDLHAWFEAYLDGRWYTFDPTQSAPRGGRIVVAYGRDAADVAFLTNYGWLQTVEMQVWVGERTSELPLPVTDESR
- a CDS encoding sigma-70 family RNA polymerase sigma factor, yielding MASYPVSTPSPLETARLLSSASQSLRDRYDGAADMARVAGQRDRDSFMRIYDHFMPRVCLYLRGLGSPDAVSEELAQEALLRLWQRAAMYDPNQSSVGTWLFRIARNLHIDRVRREPGWVQLLEDVQASLDDDFSVRPVSVEDHVDHLQLQQRIATLPAMQAQLMRMSYLESKTHQEIAAQLDMPLGTVKSHLRRTFLRLQSQMRGGA
- a CDS encoding ATP-binding protein, whose amino-acid sequence is MLNALVGSSMDGFRTVPLQFLQSVERDGWPHEVPPFQNAGDGLCRDGGRMNWVEVVWPLVMSMSLVFGLVHLLIWRTRQGEWVHLALAVAAFSLGALTGLERLMLSSESTVQTGVLIHWMHVPVAVMVVSLIVAVHLAFRHGSLWLAAVAIGLRLVALVLNFTTGVNLNFLSIDRITWTTWWGVAIAQPVGQPNPGLVVALLSNLFLAAYLVQTLVRGLRVQPARRSTLVITCGACLLLVAVLIAATLAWAIPLPRVPLTLPSILALLLVIGWQLGEEFIRRSRLEGLLQKSELQRLEAVRELNLAAMSSGLGLWNWDATSRTFTQNCINRKLLGKPRHVAEPEADGSTLRLIVDDPASVLFAHVEPGEIRPLTERFEKAIRQPTYELDYAIRGPEGERQWICLRGSAEHDASGAVVRLRGMTQDVSRRRGEEKQLRAVLDASPTALLLVDSNGEIRYANEQGAVIFGYERGEMPGVRADQLLPLEIDVAAIDEHRQPAHHGGPGADGLYGHARCGREFPVEVVLNPLEIDGHAHVVAAVNDLTERQRAEQEMAFERESMAHMSRVTLIGEISGSLAHELNQPLAAILSNAQAAQRILRRDPADVTDIREILDDIVENDRRAGEVIKRLRGLLKKECRAFTSLAMNEVVHDSIRIIRNDLVNRGVEYRLDLAVPICRVQGDPVQLQQVLLNLIVNACEAMGESTPREITVRTSTPNESRIQVEVRDTGPGIPEDMLDVIFAPFQTSKPNGMGMGLAICRTLIRAHGGRIWAANLRGGGASLCFELPMLE